The following proteins are co-located in the Cutaneotrichosporon cavernicola HIS019 DNA, chromosome: 3 genome:
- a CDS encoding uncharacterized protein (Belongs to the major facilitator superfamily. Sugar transporter (TC 2.A.1.1) family), translating into MTKNKIIGHAPDRSDLAPASDFGVTLDPLALEYAHDSEALAQAYGGSGIKALFRNWIALMCSLCACTGGLLFGFDQGLVSIVLVMPNFLHQFPEVDETVTSAAALNKGIMTALLELGAFMGAIMAGFVADRYSRKASIAVGLTWFVIGSTLQTASFQLAQLIIGRFVGGIGIGVLSTTSPMYISEIAPPNARGAMLALGEVSIVLGIVVMFYITYATRFIAGEWSYRLPFLIQMVPAIPLAIGLFFLPYSPRWLASRGRDEESLKTLCRLRRLPSSDPRVQAEWLNIRAEACRNREDLVERHPKAQGDSFGQQLKMEVACWVDMFRSGIIRRTLVGIVLMFFQQFTGINALIYYSPTLFQTLGLDYEMQLTLSGVMNVAQLVAVIPPVYFLDVIGRKLPLMIGSAGMALSHFVVAGMIGQYGHDWANHSTQAWVGVAFIIFFMIPFGSSWGPVPWSLPAEIFPSSRRAKGVALATCSNWFNNFIIGLITPPLVKGTGYGAFVFFGVFSALSGVWTFFCVPETKGITLEQMDSVFGGHFAHDELEAKDQIMGILMGGNPNPSISDGKPDAEWKEHV; encoded by the exons ATGACGAAGAACAAGATCATCGGACACGCGCCGGACCGCAGCGACCTCGCCCCAGCCTCCGACTTTGGCGTCACCCTCGAccccctcgccctcgagtATGCGCATGACTCGGAGGCGCTTGCTCAAGCCTATGGCGGGTCGGGAATCAAGGCGCTGTTCCGGAACTGGATCGCCCTCATGTGTTCCCTGTGCGCGTGCACTGGCGGTCTACTCTTTGGCTTT gacCAAGGCCTGGTATCAATCGTGTTGGTTATGCCTAATTTCCTGCACCAGTTTCCCGAGGTCGATGAAACGGtcacctcggccgcggctcTCAATAAGGGTATCATGACggcgcttctcgagcttggcgcgtTTATGGGTGCGATCATGGCTGGATTCGTTGCGGACCGGTACTCCCGCAAGGCATCTATTGCTGTGGGGTTGACGTGGTTCGTCATCGGGTCGACGCTGCAGACGGCGTCgttccagctcgcccagctGATTATTGGGCGTTTCGTCGGGGGTATTGGGATTGGCGTACTCTCTACAACGTCGCCGATGTACATCTCGGAGATTGCACCTCCGAACGCCCGCGGAGCCATGTTGGCTCTCGGTGAGGTGTCTATCGTCCTCGGCATTGTGGTTATGTTTTACATCACGTACGCGACGCGATTCATCGCCGGGGAGTGGAGCTACCGCCTCCCGTTCCTGATCCAGATGGTGCCGGCAATTCCTCTCGCCATCGggctcttcttcctcccaTACTCCCCGCGTTGGCTCGCCTCACGtggccgcgacgaggagagcctCAAGACCCTAtgccgcctgcgccgcctcccgTCCTCCGACCCGCGTGTCCAGGCCGAGTGGCTCAATATTCGGGCTGAAGCCTGTCGCAACCGCGAGGACCTGGTTGAGCGTCACCCCAAGGCGCAGGGTGACAGTTTCGGGCAGCAGCTCAAGATGGAGGTCGCGTGCTGGGTCGATATGTTCCGAAGCGGTATTATCCGGCGTACCCTCGTCGGTATCGTCCTCATGTTCTTCCAGCAGTTCACGGGTATCAATGCT ctcaTCTACTACTCGCCCACGCTGTTCCAGACTCTGGGTCTCGATTATGAGATGCAGCTTACTCTCTCGGGCGTTATGAATgtcgcccagctcgtcgctgtcATTCCACCAGTGTACTTCCTGGACGTGATCGGGCGTAAGCTACCTCTTATGATCGGCTCGGCTGGTATGGCACTCTCGCACTTTGTCGTCGCAGGCATGATTGGGCAATACGGGCACGACTGGGCGAACCATTCTACTCAGGCATGGGTTGGCGTCGCGTTCATCATCTTCTTCATGATCCCCTTCGGTAGCTCCTGGGGCCCGGTGCCTTGGTCGCTGC ctGCCGAAATCTTCCCATCTtcgcgccgcgccaaggGTGTCGCCCTCGCTACGTGCTCCAACTGGTTCAATAACTTCATTATT GGTCTGATCACACCCCCCCTCGTCAAGGGAACCGGGTACGGCGCATtcgtcttcttcggcgTGTTCAGCGCCCTGTCGGGGGTGTGGACATTCTTCTGCGTGCCTGAGACCAAGGGCATTACGCTCGAGCAGATGGACAGCGTCTTTGGCGGACACTTTGCCCatgatgagctcgaggccaaggaccA
- the TIF3 gene encoding uncharacterized protein (RNA-binding protein sce3), whose translation MSVDKAITCDQCRTRKVRCNPELGACRNCTRRSEKCTFEYTPKKPGRPRAPTAQKRRRTDSCSVSPLSSETPMTITPALPPALNATAVMPSPHDQLLSPGPVSRSIFGSARHTLQALEFDYTLPVWTRQHTPELDLDALAPLTDTLAMDPALTVKSLEEYSPSTTIADLVAASESAPASETIDIRRIENFASWDEIGFFLSLHMKHQHMLVPLVHRPSFAQDVLHRRDEEDEAFRGLLLSMVAYTIAQCPINWLLGRMGRRELESLLERCQRGSRLILIRHHTRPSLIIMASTILDCITSQSAAPAEVAANLMTDVRRLIYSLNLNREVPREGLTPLELDIGRRLFWEAYAIDKTNALNGHPIQLLDMDGTPPLPLEIDDEYLSPHAAGEQPEDRLSYMAGFLAISRLFKVLSACLVRHRTLLNDPDSAFPPEAQCTFVDRSLEYVRALRADMPPALQPDNASADTVLGTQAANVYITALCIELALLDLRAKVADDDGSRHEIAQTVFQQLEGMPLECLASNGESMRGKVFRVILALLNATPEGALGDGLWDWWNMYSRVQFIQLMPEVNRAPKKQKAQKMALSEFFSETGGVTSWADEMETLPTAPAARDPLAAPRRGEPGYLDSMPDRGAGARFGGPQREELPLPTIPPFTAFIGNLTFETEDDQLREFFADIAPLSVRLVKDLPTGKSKGFGYVEFSSQADLKAALDRSGANLAGRSIRVNVADAPASRSGRDYAPSVADESNSWRRVTPLPARDPPRRTFSGVSSAAGSEDRDWGAARGAKFVPSSRESSGYGRPRDVEPMHSSAADDAGQWRSTRPLVNAAPERGAGGPGGRDAPPHRPTGLADTESTWSRGTRVPQNAAPAEPTRQRLKLAPRSSAPSGANSPEATPSKANPFGAARPVDTHTREVEAEQHAEQRRREAAAAKAKPPAPKVEKEERRPVRVHPSRMPQKEVAQADEDGFEAVGPRGKTAPTEESKPAAKPVTTKTGFSFAAAAGKVDVDVDDVADKVADVSV comes from the exons ATGTCGGTCGACAAGGCCATTACATGCGACCAGTGCCGGACGCGCAAG GTGCGCTGCAATCCCGAGTTGGGGGCCTGTAGGAATTGCACGCGGCGTAGCGAAAAGTGCACGTTTGAGTACACGCCCAAGAAGCCTGGGCGACCGAGAGC ACCAACAGCGCAGAAGAGGCGGCGAACGGACTCTTGTTCAGTGTCACCACTATCCTCGGAGACTCCTATGACCATAACACCAGCCCTACCACCTGCACTCAACGCCACAGCAGTCATGCCCTCTCCACACGACCAACTACTCTCACCTGGGCCCGTGTCCAGGAGTATCTTTGGGAGCGCGCGGCATACGCTACAGGCGCTCGAGTTTGACTACACTCTTCCAGTGTGGACACGACAGCACACCCCAGAGCTGGACttggacgcgctcgccccACTCACCGATACACTGGCAATGGACCCGGCACTGACGGTCAAGTCTCTCGAGGAGTACTCCCCTTCAACAACGATTGCGGACCTGGTCGCTGCTAGTGAGTCCGCGCCGGCCTCCGAGACCATCGACATCCGACGCATAGAGAACTTTGCGAGCTGGGACGAGATCGGCTTCTTCCTGTCCCTCCACATGAAGCACCAGCACATGCTCGTGCCACTCGTACACCGGCCAAGCTTTGCTCAGGACGTCTTGCACCGccgtgacgaggaggacgaggcgttCCGCGGTCTCCTTCTCAGTATGGTCGCCTACACCATCGCCCAGTGCCCCATCAACTGGTTGCTGGGGCGTATGGGCCGGCGCGAGCTGGAGTCACTGCTGGAGCGGTGCCAGCGTGGATCGCGCCTCATCCTGATTCGACACCATACCCGGCCGTCGCTTATCATCATGGCGAGTACCATCCTCGATTGCATCACGTCGCAGTCTGCCGCGCCTGCCGAGGTGGCCGCAAACCTCATGACCGACGTGCGGCGGCTAATCTACTCCCTGAATCTGAATCGGGAGGTGCCGCGCGAGGGGCTCACGcccctcgagctcgacatcGGCCGGAGACTGTTCTGGGAGGCGTACGCGATCGACAAGA ccaACGCACTCAACGGCCACCCGATCCAGCTGCTCGACATGGACggcacgccgccgctccccctcgagatcgacgacgagtaccTCTCCCCACATGCGGCTGGTGAACAACCCGAAGACCGGCTGAGCTATATGGCTGgcttcctcgccatctcgcgACTGTTCAAAGTCCTAAGCGCCTGCCTCGTGCGCCATCGCACCCTGCTCAACGATCCGGACTCGGCGTTCCCACCCGAGGCGCAGTGCACCTTTGTCGACCGCAGCTTGGAGTACGTCCGCGCCCTGCGGGCGGACATGCCGCCAGCGCTGCAGCCCGACAACGCAAGCGCGGACACGGTGCTTGGCACGCAGGCTGCAAACGTGTATATTACGGCGCTGTgcatcgagctcgcgttG ctGGACCTGCGCGCCAAAGTCGCGGACGACGATGGGAGCCGGCACGAGATTGCGCAGACCGTATtccagcagctcgagggGATGCCGCTCGAGTGCCTGGCCAGCAACGGCGAGAGCATGCGCGGCAAGGTGTTCCGCGTCATCCTCGCGCTACTGAACGCGACACCCGAgggcgccctcggcgacggcctgTGGGACTGGTGGAACATG tacTCGCGGGTGCAGTTCATCCAGCTGATGCCTGAGGTGAACAGGG CTCCAAAGAAGCAGAAGGCCCAGAAGATGGCTCTCTCCGAGTTCTTCTCGGAGACTG GCGGCGTCACCTCATGggccgacgagatggagacTCTCCCCACTGCGC CCGCCGCGCGTGACCCTCTCGCAGCCCCCCGTCGCGGCGAGCCTGGATACCTCGACAGCATGCCGGACCGCGGTGCCGGTGCGCGCTTCGGCGGGCCccagcgcgaggagcttcccctccccaccatTCCGCCCTTCACGGCCTTTATCGGTAACCTCACCTTTGAGACTGAGGATGATCAGCTGCGCGAGTTCTTCGCCGACATTGCACCCCTATCGGTCCGTCTCGTCAAGGACCTTCCGACGGGCAAGAGCAAGGGCTTTGGATACGTCGAGTTTTCGTCGCAGGCCGACCTCAAGGCTGCGCTTGACCGCTCGGGGGCTAACCTTGCCGGCCGCTCGATTCGTGTCAACGTCGCTGACGCAC ccgcctcgcgctccggCCGCGACTATGCTCCCTcggtcgccgacgagtcCAACTCGTGGCGCCGCGTCACCCCGCTCCCAGCGCGTGACCCTCCCCGCCGCACGTTCTCTGGCGTCTCCTCCGCTGCCGGCAGCGAAGACCGTGACTGGGGCGCCGCTCGCGGCGCAAAGTTCgtcccgtcctcgcgcgaGAGCTCGGGCTACGGCCGTCcccgcgacgtcgagcccATGCACTCATCCGCTGCCGATGACGCTGGCCAgtggcgctcgacgcgcccCCTCGTCAACGCTGCACCTGAGCGTGGCGCTGGTGGCCCCGGTGGCCGCGACGCTCCTCCCCATCGCCCTACCGGCCTTGCCGACACCGAGTCGACT TGGTCGCGCGGTACTCGTGTTCCCCAGAATGCTGCGCCGGCCGAGCCGACCCGCCAGCGCCTGAAGCTTGCCcctcgctcctccgcccccTCGGGTGCCAACTCGCCCGAGGCTACGCCGTCCAAGGCGAACCCCTTTGGCGCAGCGCGTCCGGTCGACACGCACacgcgcgaggtcgaggctgaGCAGCACGCCGAGCAGCGTCGCAGGGAagcggcggccgccaaggccaagcccCCCGCGCCCaaggtggagaaggaggagcgtcgCCCGGTTCGTGTACACCCGTCTCGCATGCCGCAGAAGGAGGTTGCgcaggcggacgaggacgggtTCGAGGCTGTCGGGCCCCGCGGTAAGACTGCGCCTACCGAGGAGAGCAAGCCTGCGGCCAAGCCGGTCACGACCAAGACGGGCTTTAGCTTCGCCGCGGCTGCGGGGAAGGTTGATGTCGACGTTGATGACGTCGCTGACAAGGTTGCGGACGTGTCCGTTTAG
- a CDS encoding uncharacterized protein (AB-hydrolase YheT) → MFKLAVWARQIVRVVPRSPGVIARGAVDDVSAWVDKNVPSLKGTFTPSWWLPNGHLQTAYIVMGDFSKVDRVDYVRTMLRLPDGGTISLDITPPNHLELPADAPTLVVCHGLTGNANESYVRNVLNWAIKPQSEGGIGARGVVVNFRGCGGTPLTSPQLYSAAASLDLNSAAHYLRNAFPQSALHGIGFSLGASVLARYLGERGEESLLSSGTVIGCPWDVSALSHALEDGFFSSRLYSRALGANLIKLFFRHYERNPRMWEENERLKDCVPAMKNLRSMGNDVRLKMVDEVLVSNVGGPRPPWPFNSADDYYQYAGSHQLIHNIKVPTLGINAYDDPVVHGTALPITQVQDASHVYLAVTGGGGHLGWFDGPMKGPKSKGRWVVKPMGEFLTAAARDLPPRAPVAVAPGPGPEWATVTAKKEEMWMPPELEGWENEVVNGMKVDIPEPSSSSIGDSEGFVGGAPLTPALSAGVLSEDEEEAEMNFDISRSDTPVAHLHGAWQWVLAPPMICQTGAAPSRVGWKVLCRDEDTNKWSETAAPQLQGLAKLRRRAALALTLPIH, encoded by the exons ATGTTCAAGCTGGCAGTATGGGCGCGACAAATTGTCCGCGTCGTCCCCCGCTCACCTGGGGTGATTGCCCGGggcgcggtcgacgacgtctCAGCTTGGGTTGATAAGAACGTCCCGAGTCTCAAGGGGACGTTTACGCCTAGTTGGTGGTTGCCCAA TGGTCACCTCCAGACGGCGTACATCGTTATGGGGGACTTTAGTAAGGTCGATCGGGTGGATTATGTGCGCACCATGTTGCGGTTGCCTGATGGCGGGACAAT CTCCCTCGATATCACGCCCCCGAACCACTTGGAATTACCCGCGGACGCACCAACACTCGTGGTCTGCCACGGCCTCACAGGTAACGCCAATGAGAGTTACGTTCGCAACGTGCTCAACTGGGCCATCAAGCCCCAGAGTGAGGGCGGTATCGGCGCacgcggcgtcgtcgtcaac ttcCGCGGTTGCGGCGGCACACCCCTGACCTCTCCACAGCTGtactcggccgccgcgtcgctcgATCTCAACTCGGCCGCGCACTACCTGCGAAACGCCTTCCCCCAGTCGGCGCTCCACGGTATCGGCTTCTCCCTTGGCGCGTCCGTACTCGCCCGCTACCTGGGCGAACGTGGTGAAGAATCTCTTCTCTCATCTGGCACTGTCATCGGATGCCCGTGGGACGTGTCTGCTCTTTcccacgcgctcgaggacggcttcttctcctcccgcCTGTACTCGCGGGCCCTGGGAGCCAATCTCATCAAGCTCTTCTTCCGACACTACGAGCGTAACCCGCGCATGTGGGAGGAGAACGAGCGACTCAAGGACTGCGTGCCAGCCATGAAGAACCTCAGGAGTATGGGGAATGACGTGCGCCTCAAGATGGTCGATGAGGTGCTCGTTTCGAATGTTGGCGGGCCAAGACCTCCATGGCCGTTTAACAGCGCCGATGACTATTACCAGTACGCAGGGAGCCACCAGCTCATCCACAACATCAAGGT accCACGCTCGGCATCAACGCATACGACGACCCGGTCGTACACGGAACCGCCCTCCCGATCACACAGGTGCAGGATGCCTCGCACGTGTACCTCGCTGTCAcgggcggtggcggccaCCTCGGTTGGTTTGACGGCCCTATGAAGGGCCCGAAGTCGAAGGGCCGCTGGGTAGTCAAGCCCATGGGCGAGTTCCTGACTGCTGCGGCCCGTGACctgccgcctcgcgcgccggTTGCTGTGGCCCCGGGTCCAGGACCCGAGTGGGCGACCGTCACTgcgaagaaggaggagatgtgGATGCcccccgagctcgaggggTGGGAGAACGAGGTGGTCAACGGCATGAAGGTCGATATCCCGGAaccctcctcttcgtcgaTCGGCGACAGTGAGGGCTTCGTCGGCGGTGCACCCCTCACCCCAGCGCTCTCCGCTGGCGTGTTgtccgaggacgaagaagaGGCCGAGATGAACTTTGACATCTCGCGGAGTGACACCCCCGTCGCACACCTCCACGGGGCGTGGCAGTGGGTCCTGGCGCCGCCAATGATCTGCCAGaccggcgcggcgccgTCTCGAGTAGGATGGAAGGTACTCtgccgcgacgaggacacgAACAAATGGAGCGAGACTGCCGCGCCCCAGCTGCAGGGATT AGCGAagctgcgccgccgtgcTGCGCTCGCTCTTACTCTCCCTATCCATTAG
- a CDS encoding uncharacterized protein (AMP-binding enzyme), whose product MAAPTFRNLPPAECAAALCTADGPFAVSEQVINGHRQRVWTHQVATFRQLIMERMQANAANPFLSSPVPDPEPFHAREALTHGETLERAIRIAAILRDHGVGVGSRVAVGGTNCTGWVLAFIALHLLGAVPVLLNNGLHVDASVHCLALVKPELVIVDDAMANQLGPIASTLKDKGVGPVWCWTSLGHLSSAARANVTELSKLQPTAGALAQVKDGAFASSVNPESDGIIYFTSGTTSMPKGVLVTQRQALHIVISAQYIPARMAMRMGASPKEATALATAPKPDGVALLSIPLFHVQGNLNWLVGAIAEGSKLVFLRRWSVPDAIKIMVSEKVGKIGGVPAIATSVLQSPLLPKDFELAQSAFGGASPPSRLPGDLVKRWPNLLVATGWGMTETNSTTTGSCGMEYVNKPLACGAAIPIADLKIVDPITRKEMPAGQAGVLLSRGSSMMKEYVNNPKATAETIDADGWLDTGDIAYIDAEGDLHIADRAKDIIIRGGENIPSAEVERALAQDDRVQEACAVPVPHAVLGECVGVAVSLAPGAMATPESIADAVFPRLRYPARPAVVVVSPKALPWNASQKILKSEVKKMVLEAWEAQGRKPMVDPTKARL is encoded by the exons ATGGCAGCCCCAACCTTCCGAAACCTCCCGCCCGCCGagtgcgccgccgcactcTGCACCGCCGACGGGCCCTTTGCCGTGTCCGAGCAAGTCATCAATGGCCACCGCCAACGCGTATGGACACACCAGGTCGCGACTTTCCGCCAGCTCATCATGGAACGGATGCAGGCGAATGCGGCCAACCCATTCCTCTCGTCACCTGTGCCCGACCCCGAGCCGTTCCACGCCCGCGAGGCGCTCACGCATggcgagacgctcgagagGGCCATTAGGATCGCAGCGATTCTGCGTGATCATGGCGTCGGGGTTGGGTCGCGAGTCGCGGTCGGAGGGACGAATTGCACGGG ATGGGTCCTTGCCTTCATCGCGctgcacctcctcggcgccgtccccgtcctcctcaacaacgGACtgcacgtcgacgcgtcAGTACActgcctcgcgctcgtcaagcccgagctcgtgatcgtcgacgacgcgatgGCAAACCAGCTCGGTCCGATCGCGAGCACACTAAAGGACAAGGGCGTTGGTCCGGTGTGGTGCTGGACCTCGTTGGGACATTTGTCATCTGCCGCACGGGCAAACGTGACG gaaCTCTCCAAACTCCAGCCGACAGCGGGCGCCCTCGCACAAGTCAAGGACGGTGCGTtcgcctcctcggtcaACCCCGAATCCGACGGCATCATCTACTTCACCTCGGGCACGACGAGCATGCCCAAGGGTGTCCTCGTAACCCAGCGACAGGCGCTACACATTGTCATCTCGGCGCAGTACATCCCGGCCCGCATGGCGATGCGTATGGGCGCGTCTCCAAAGGAAGCGACAGCGCTCGCAACAGCCCCAAAGCCCGACGGGGTGGcactcctctccatccccctcTTCCACGTACAGGGTAACTTGAACTGGCTGGTCGGCGCCATTGCCGAGGGTTCGAaactcgtcttcctccgTCGCTGGTCTGTGCCCGACGCCATCAAAATCATGGTGTCCGAGAAGGTTGGCAAGATCGGCGGCGTCCCTGCGATTGCCACTTCTGTGCTCCAgtcccctctccttcccaaGGACTTTGAACTTGCGCAGAGCGCTTTCGGAGGTGCATCGCCCCCGTCTCGTCTCCCCGGTGATCTGGTTAAGCGCTGGCCTAACCTCCTCGTTGCGACTGGATGGGGAATGACCGAAACTAACTCGACAACCACGGGCTCGTGTGGGATGGAGTATGTCAACAAG CCCCTCGCGTGCGGCGCGGCAATCCccatcgccgacctcaagaTTGTCGATCCCATTACGCGCAAGGAGATGCCTGCAGGTCAGGCAGGCGTGCTCCTCTCCCGCGGCTCGAGCATGATGAAGGAGTACGTCAACAATCCCAAAGCGACCGCCGAGACGATCGACGCAGATGGATGGCTCGACACGGGCGACATTGCCTACATTGATGCCGAGGGGGACTTGCATATCGCCGACCGGGCCAAGGACATTATCATCCGCGGTGGCGAGAACATCCCCTCTGcggaggttgagcgcgccctcgcccaggACGACAGGGTACAGGAAGCGTGTGCTGTTCCAGTTCCCCATGCTGTACTGGGCGAgtgtgtgggtgtggcCGTCTCCCTCGCTCCAGGTGCCATGGCTACGCCGGAGAGtatcgccgacgccgtctTCCCGCGCTTGCGGTATCCCGCGCGCCCGGCTGTCGTCGTGGTTAGTCCGAAGGCGTTACCGTGGAATGCGAGCCAGAAAATCCTCAAGAGCGAGGTTAAGAAGATGGTCCTTGAGGCGTGGGAGGCGCAGGGCCGTAAGCCCATGGTCGACCCGACCAAGGCGCGCTTGTAG